Proteins encoded together in one Chitinophaga lutea window:
- a CDS encoding HPF/RaiA family ribosome-associated protein, translating into MNVQIQTVRFDADAKLIDHVNKRIQKLPTFYDRIVTVEVFLKLDQLAHQIKDKIAEIKVHIPRHDFFVKHESKSFEESFDLAFDSLVTQIKRQKEKNLH; encoded by the coding sequence ATGAATGTTCAAATTCAAACTGTGCGTTTTGACGCTGACGCAAAATTGATAGATCATGTGAATAAACGGATTCAGAAACTGCCCACCTTTTACGACCGGATTGTCACTGTTGAAGTTTTTTTGAAATTAGATCAGTTAGCCCATCAGATCAAGGATAAGATAGCTGAGATAAAAGTTCACATACCCCGCCACGACTTCTTTGTAAAGCATGAGTCCAAATCTTTCGAGGAATCCTTCGACCTTGCCTTTGATTCGCTTGTAACCCAGATCAAGCGCCAGAAGGAGAAGAATTTAC